Genomic segment of Nothobranchius furzeri strain GRZ-AD chromosome 12, NfurGRZ-RIMD1, whole genome shotgun sequence:
TttgtaaaaacacctcagacattatTGTCATGTTCTAATATTGTCCGACGATAAACAAATTTTTGGACACGCTGTCAtctgtttcttttctaaactcacaaaaatctgtcagtaacaaaaccatttgaaagcctctatttgtggattctctcaaagtttccatggagtccatgacagaaatgtttttatcattgatCCCATCATCTAatgtcacagctgaaacaagaattcttaataatctgtgcacaggaagcgtaccgatgctgttgtAAAACAAAAGAGCAGCAGAacacaaatatttatattttagaggaaAGAATCAGGGCACGTGTGAAGTTttagttgttttacacttttacatcaGTAGGCGCCCAAGTTGACTCACTTCTAGTGTTTAGCGTGAATTGGGCAGCGGCCTGGGATGGTTTCAAAATTCCCGGCCTGAATTGATGTCCCCGTCCGCCCCTGCCAGGGAAAGAAGCAATAATCGTTTAAATTACAAAATCTCCTCCTCTCTTCTATGAGGTAAAGTTACAGACTCCAGCTTTAAGTCATAGTGAGCAATGATAAAGGAGAAAATTAAAAAGCAGCTTGGAGAATaactttttcattttatttatgagTCAAAATGAGCAATTGTATTGAGAAAATGAAAGACCATTCCTGCTAATGCTTAATACTTTGGATTTATGTACATAATTGCTTCCATACATGGGTACTTTCAGAAAATGTAATTATTCTAAGTTTACTATCCAAATTTATTTAAACCCTAAATAATCTCACTGTGTGTCTATACTGTCATTTAAATAAGCTCAGAAATAGTTTTAATATAAAGATGTTTTTTGCATCTAATCTGGCAGAACAAGTTTAAGAAATGTGTATAATTAGACACACAGAGCACTTAGATTTATGTGTGATAATTATTTGTTTATATACAAAAGTGTTTTTCTGGAtttagtttttctcagttgctaaagCACAATTCCTGAAACCTTGTTCCCTTTTCTCAAAACATGCAACACAAAACCTCAGCTTCAAGCACGATTTACAAAACCTCTCATTCCTCTTGCATTATCAAACTCTCGCTTCTAAACAGTTTTACctgtgctcaaaatcaaacactacTCTCAAATCATGAACAAATTGCTCACAATTACACTATCAAGCAGTCGGTAAACAATACACTAATAAATAGAAAGCACAAAGTTCAGGGCCATACAATTTGTTTATTGAACCATATGCAGCCTGCAATCCATTGTGCTACAGTGTTCAATGACAATGGAATAAAAACATACAATGAAAAACAAAGGACTAAATATGTCATCAATGGGCCTCGTCTTGTCTTTGGGCAGGGTCAGGCCACAGTACTTCATCGATGTCACATACAACATTTTCCCTCCTGAGGCAACGGGGGGAAGCCTCTGTTGTGCCGTATCCGGCCTCGACATGATTCCTCACCtatatcgccacaggctaaatccATGGCTTGCAGCAGATTTACTCTGATGTAGGGCTGTCTATCATACACTTTCCATCTCCAAGAGGGAAAAAACTCCTCATTCGGATTCAGGAAAGGCGAGTATGGAGGGAGGTACAGGTTCATAAACTGCCCATTGATGATGAACCATTCCCTCACCTGAGCAGCTCGGTGGGAACTGACATTGCCCCACACTGTTACGTAGGTTGGGATGGGACCCAGCTCTTCACCCTGCTGCTCAGATAATGCATCTCTTAGACTGACAAGAAATCTGAGGAGATGCTGGGTGTTATAAGGCCCCGATGTAACATAATGATGTATGACACCATGGTTGCTGATAGCACAGATGGTGACATTGCCACCTCGTTGACCAGGGACTTCAACAATGGCCCGCAGTCCTATAATGTTTCTGCCTCTCCTTCTCCTCTTCTGAAGATTGAAGCCTGCTTCATCAACAAAGATGAACTCATGGGGTCTGTCCAAGGATTCCAAGTCAAATATTGTCTGTGTAGAAATACAATATAGAATTGTGTACGTTGTACAAAGTCAGCGCTATGCTGTAGAGTACAATTAGGAATAGTGTAAACACTTCcgatttattcaattcaattcaagtttatttatatagcgccaaatcacgacaagagtcgtctcaaggcacttcacataataaaaattccaattcacagttcattaagccaatcagaaataatgtgtcctatataaggaacccagcaaattgcatcaagtcactgacgagtgtcagtgactatacagcaatcatcatactaagcaagcatgcagcgacagtggagaggaaaactcccttttaacaggaagaaacctccagagaatcctggctcagtataagcagccatcctccacgactcactggggatcgagaagacaaagcacgcacgcacacacacacacacacacacacacacacacacacacacacacacacacacacacacacacacacacacacacacacacacacacacacacacacgtgtctacagttctattgtgatgtcttagtaaatattctatttggtgagaaactttattgtatttatcctagtggatctctaattaaacgggtaaactagtagtagcacatccaacgtcaaggaaagcaaaaagctattatcaggagagggagaatgtttaagtagttagcagcagtgtgcttgtCGATGGATTGCACTCGAGTAATGTCTTTCATATAGTATGCGTTGACAATCTGGATTACTGTAAACGTGTCTGGATGTACACTTACTTGCACATACTGAGCTCGCTGTTCTTTCACCCTTGGCAAGTTGCACTCAAAAGGTACTCTGTAAACTTGTTTCATTCGCAGCCTGTCACGACTGAGGACACGGTTAATTGTGGAAATGCTCACACTGTCGATTCGCTGGAACTGTGTGTTGTCTTGTATCACTCACTCCTGGATTTCTCTGAGTCGTATTGTGTTATTTTGAAGGACCGTGTCCACTATATTGGTCTCCTGCTCCTGCGTGAATATAGCAGTCCTTCCACCCGCACGAGGCATCCTTGCAATTCTATAAATAGTAGATATGCAGTTACAAATACATTTACGCAGTGCAATACAGGGATGAGTCTAGCAAATGGCTATTGGAACAGCTGCATATACAATGTAGTAGAATAAACTATACCTGTTCTCTTCTCTGAATGTCCTTACTATGTAGGACACAGAAAATCGGCTCAAATTGGGTTGCACTTTAAGTTCTGCTTCCCTCATTGTCAGCCCATGGACAACAACATGGTCTATGGTTGTTGCTCGGATTTCATTTGATATTTCCACTCTTTGTCTagctcttcctcttcatcctcctctttctTGCCCTCCTCCTCATCCCCCACCTCGCATACGCACCCGTCCTCGTCCTCTCACATGAATTCTTCTATCCAttgtcacactttctcattcccaccCTCACCAACCTGCTTGCTCTCTGAACTTGCTTGTAATGGttgtcacatcatttgaaacaagtgaaatctatttgactgattgtgttcaatcaatgacatttgtgctcttgttatgGGTAAATGTGTGCCACTTGTGTTTACCAGTATGGACGACATGCACATTAGAGTGGAGAATGTTTTAAGAATGAGAATGCGTTGAGAGTTTTGCTAAACCGTGTGAGattgtttaaggttttgacaacaggctcaacagttagcttaatgagttcaagcaactgagaactttcttcagtcaatggattttagtgtttttgcaactgagaaaaactgtaataaactGTGTGCTGCCCCTCCTGAACCACTAGAGAGAGCCAGACATCAATGCAGCAGTCAGCTGAAGGTTGAACATGAATTCAAATAGAGTCACAGGCAGAAGTAACATCAGGTTTGGTTTTGTGGGTCATAACTTTTCACTTACGAGACAATGACCACTCTTTCTCCTCCCCCCTGCAGGTGTTCACAGTGGAGGAGATGATGCCGCACCTGCAGGATGTGAGTGGCGCCGTCACTAAGAACCTCTTTCTGAAGGACAAGAAGAAGAAAGGTCTGTGGCTGGTGTCAGCTCGCCACGACCGCCAGGTCAGCGCATGCTTCCTTCTCTTGGCCTCTCCTCTTAAAGATGAAACACACCTGTACACCTGAAATAAGCTTGTCTGCACGTCTGCAGGTGAACCTGAACGACCTTGCCAAAAAGCTTGGGGTTGGGAGTGGAAACCTGCGGTTTGCTGATGAGGCGATAATGCTGGACAAGCTGAAGGTacgtaaatacattttatttataaagcacttatcACAGAACAGAAAATCACAAAGGGCTTCAGAAAGATCAACGAAACAAACCGTTAAGTCATCAAATCAAAGCAACTAAATATCATCATGCTAATAAGAAATGACCCGCTTTTGTGTAGCATCTTTCAGAGCCATAAGACTCTTTACAGTACAGTGAATCATTCAGgataattaaaatcagaaaacacaaaagatttagaaattttaaacaaaagagtaaagtcataaaattataaaatgatcataaaaatctaactacaaaaatatcataaaacaaccGAAAGATAAATAGtcaattgaaataaaaaaacacaaaagattaaagtaaaagcagctttaaataaaaggatcttctgttgtttttgtgtccagactgtcaatattacataaggataaaggaagattatTCCAGAGtcagtgctcttctgtttgctccagttaggagcctcgctgcagagttctggaccaactgaaggcggtcaagggcttttttgttaaaccgtgagaagtgtgttacagtaatctagagggGAGGAGAACCATTTCTAGAACCAtttaactaattggcataatgaCCTGAACTCACTGCACAGATGAGTAGGGTCAGTTGGAATGTTAACTTTGTGATGTCTTGAGACGACTGGTTGTTATTTTTCACTTTACAGTAGATGAAAAATAAATACTTGTAGATCATCTTTACAAATGCATTTTAGGTATGCGATTTTAGTTTTAGATcagaatcagctcctttaaaaatccaagaccatggtcttgagtcggaaaagggaaaaatgccttctccaggtcagggatgaggtcctgccccaagtggagagtttaagtatctcggggtcttgttcacgagtgagggaatgaTGGATTGGGAGATCGATAGGTAGATTGGTAATGCAGGCATTgtccgtcgtggtgaagagagagctgagctggaaggtgacACTCTcagtttaccggtggatctacgttcctactctcacctatggtcacaagctttgggtagtggccaaaatgagttttctccgcagggtgtctgggctctcccttagagatagggtgagaagttcggtcatctgggaggggctcagagtaaatctgctgctcctccacatctggaggagccagctgaggtggctccggcatctggttaggatgcctcctggacgcctccctggtgaggttttccaggcacgtccaaccacaggaacacctaaaggaagacctaggacatgttggagggactatgtctctcggctggccttgggattcccctggaggagctggccccaagtgactagcgagaggaaatctgggcctctctgctaagGCTGCTGCCCCTTCGGATCAACCTCACATAAGCAGTGGAAAAATGGATGGATCTTAATTTTTATTCTGTGTCCCGATTCTCTTCTCAGGTGGGTCAGGGATGTGCGACGGCTCTCGCTCTGCTCTTTGATAAGGATCACAGTGTGAAGTTTGTCCTGGATCGGGACCTGGTAGAAGGAGGTCACCAGATGGTCTACTTCCACCCAATGACCAACGCTGCCACCATGGGGCTTCGACCAGATGACCTGCTACACTTCCTCAAAGAGACGGGACATGAACCTGTCCTGGAGAGCTTTGAGTGAGACGGACTTGGGTCTAATCTGGAAATAAGTGTCCTTCAGGTTCTTCTCTGAGCATGACTTGAGATACAGCTTTgaactacagtggggcaaaaaagtatttagtcacccaccgattgtgcaagttctcccacttaaaatgatgacagaggtcagtaattttcatcataggtacacttcaactgtgagagacagaatgtgaaaaaaaatccatgaattcacatggcaggatttttaaagaatttatttgtaaatcagggtggaaaataagtatttggttaataacaaaaattcaattcaatactttgtaacataagctttgttggcaataacagaggtcaaacgattactataggtctttaccaggtttgcacacacagtagctggtattttggcccattcctccatgcagatcttctcgagagcagtgatgttttggggctgtcgccgagcaacacggactttcaactccctccacagattttctatagggttgaggtctggagactggctaggccactccaggactttcaaatgcttcttacggagccactcctttgttgcccgggcggtgtgtttgggatcattgtcgtcttggaagacccagccacgtttcatcttcaaagctctcactgatggaaggaggttttggctcagaatctcacgatacatggccccattcattctgtccttaacacggatcagtcgtcctgtccccttagcagaaaaacagccccaaagcatgatgttcccacccccatgcttcacagtaggtatggtgttcttgggatgcaactcagtattcttcttcctccaaacacgacgagttgagtttataccaaaaagttctactttggtttcatctgaccacatgacattctcccaatcctctgctgtatcatccatgtgctctctggcaaacttcagacgggcctggacattcactggcttcagcagcagaacacgtctGGCGCTGCAGGatctgattccctgccgttgtagtgtgtcattcaccaggtccccccgtgtggttctgggattcttgctcaccgttctcatgatcattttgaccccacgggatgagatcttgcgtggagtcccagatcgagggagattatcagtggtcttgtatgtcttccattttctgagaattgctcccacagttgattttttcacaccaagctgcttgcctagtgtagactcactcttcccagtctggtgcaggtctacaattcttttcctggtgtccttcgaaagctctttgttcttggccatagtggagtttggagtctgactgtttgaggctgtggacaggtgtcttttatacaaataatgagttcaaacaggtgccattaatacagctaAAGAGTGGAAGACAGAAaaacttcttaaagaagacgttacaggtctgtgagagccagagattttccttatttgaagtgaccaaatacttattttcctccctgatttacaaataaattctttaaaaatcctgccatgtgaattcatggattttttttcaaattctgtctctcacagttgaagtgtacctatgatgtaaattactgacctctgtcatcattttaagtgggagaacttgcacaatcggtggctgactaaatacttttttgccccactgtaagtaAAATAAACTTTTCTCACGTGGCATAAAGATCCCTGAAATCACTTCATAGATGTTCCAAAACCACCAAGATGTTGGAGGAACTTTGTGGAGGCTGCTGAAGTGACTGGGTTTTCTAATTTTTTACAAAAGTAAGCCACACAGCCTCAATTTTTCTG
This window contains:
- the prorsd1 gene encoding prolyl-tRNA synthetase associated domain-containing protein 1, producing MSEDLRADLEKYLQSLNIRTSCVDHPPVFTVEEMMPHLQDVSGAVTKNLFLKDKKKKGLWLVSARHDRQVNLNDLAKKLGVGSGNLRFADEAIMLDKLKVGQGCATALALLFDKDHSVKFVLDRDLVEGGHQMVYFHPMTNAATMGLRPDDLLHFLKETGHEPVLESFE